A single region of the Aquarana catesbeiana isolate 2022-GZ linkage group LG07, ASM4218655v1, whole genome shotgun sequence genome encodes:
- the HESX1 gene encoding homeobox expressed in ES cells 1, which yields MSSGSVCEAGPRMSAELQKGSFLGNNRTTTSSFSIESILGLDKKRDFTSTATSRHYRPWMDEYCNREINTSCLRLPIFNCEIPLQVHTVRHTLEKETVGQYEKCCSATERLTYKREMSWYRGRRPRTAFTRSQIEILENVFRVNSYPGIDVREELANKLSLDEDRIQIWFQNRRAKMKRCHRESQFLIVKESLTPKIQE from the exons ATGTCAAGCGGGTCTGTTTGTGAGGCCGGCCCAAGAATGTCTGCAGAGCTTCAGAAAGGTTCTTTTCTTGGTAACAACAGGACCACAACTAGTTCATTTTCCATAGAAAGCATTCTAGGTCTGGATAAGAAAAGGGACTTCACTTCCACTGCCACCAGCAGGCATTACAGGCCTTGGATGGACGAGTACTGCAATAGAG AAATTAATACATCTTGCTTGCGCCTTCCTATCTTCAATTGTGAAATACCTCTTCAGGTTCATACAGTCAGACATACGCTAGAAAAGGAAACTGTTGGACAATATGAAAAGTGCTGTTCAGCAACAGAACGCCTGACATATAAAAGAGAAATGAGCTGGTACAGAGGAAGGAGGCCCAGAACTGCATTCACTAGAAGCCAG ATTGAGATTCTGGAGAATGTGTTTCGAGTAAACTCATACCCTGGTATAGATGTGAGAGAAGAGCTTGCCAACAAGTTGTCTTTAGATGAAGATAGGATTCAG ATCTGGTTTCAGAATCGTCGAGCCAAAATGAAGAGGTGTCATCGTGAGTCTCAGTTCCTTATTGTGAAGGAATCCTTAACACCAAAAATCCAAGAATAA